A portion of the Pseudomonas koreensis genome contains these proteins:
- the panB gene encoding 3-methyl-2-oxobutanoate hydroxymethyltransferase, whose translation MPAITLTTLQSLKQKGEKITMLTCYDATFAHACNEAGVEVLLVGDSLGMVLQGHDSTLPVTTAEMAYHVASVKRGNGDALILADLPFMANATLEQTMNNSAMLMQAGAHMVKVEGQLWLAESIRLLAERGVPVCAHMGLTPQAVNILGGYKVQGRNENQARQMRADAISLEQAGAAMLLLECVPSELAAEISQAVSIPVIGIGAGNATDGQVLVLHDMLGLSITGRVPKFVKNFMLGQDSIQSALKAYVSEVKANTFPGIEHGFSA comes from the coding sequence ATGCCAGCCATCACCCTGACCACGCTCCAGAGCCTCAAGCAGAAAGGTGAAAAAATCACCATGCTGACCTGCTATGACGCGACCTTCGCCCATGCCTGCAACGAGGCCGGTGTCGAAGTGCTGCTGGTCGGCGACTCCCTCGGCATGGTCCTGCAGGGGCACGACAGCACCCTGCCGGTGACCACGGCGGAAATGGCCTACCACGTCGCCAGCGTCAAGCGTGGCAATGGCGATGCCTTGATCCTCGCCGACCTGCCGTTCATGGCCAACGCCACTCTCGAACAGACCATGAACAACAGCGCCATGCTGATGCAGGCCGGTGCGCACATGGTCAAGGTTGAAGGGCAGCTGTGGCTGGCGGAGTCGATCCGCCTGCTCGCCGAACGCGGTGTGCCGGTGTGTGCGCATATGGGCCTGACCCCGCAAGCCGTGAACATCCTCGGCGGCTATAAAGTGCAGGGCCGCAACGAAAACCAGGCGCGGCAGATGCGGGCCGATGCGATCTCGCTGGAGCAGGCCGGTGCGGCGATGTTGCTGCTCGAATGCGTGCCGAGCGAACTGGCGGCGGAAATCAGCCAGGCCGTGAGCATTCCGGTGATCGGCATCGGCGCCGGTAACGCCACTGACGGTCAGGTCCTGGTATTGCACGACATGCTCGGCCTGTCGATCACCGGGCGCGTGCCCAAATTCGTCAAGAACTTCATGCTCGGTCAGGACAGTATCCAGTCCGCGCTGAAGGCTTACGTCAGCGAAGTCAAAGCCAACACCTTCCCCGGCATCGAACACGGATTCTCTGCATGA
- a CDS encoding sigma-54-dependent transcriptional regulator produces MPHILIVEDETIIRSALRRLLERNQYQVSEAGSVQEAQERFTIPTFDLIVSDLRLPGAPGTELIKLGQGTPVLIMTSYASLRSAVDSMKMGAVDYIAKPFDHDEMLQAVARILRDRQSAPAAGEATASKPATGNGKAAVDNSNGEIGIIGSCPPMQDLYSKIRKVAPTDSNVLIQGESGTGKELVARALHNLSKRAKAPMISVNCAAIPESLIESELFGHEKGAFTGASAGRAGLVEAADGGTLFLDEIGELPLEAQARLLRVLQEGEIRRVGSVQSQKVDVRLIAATHRDLKSLAKIGQFREDLYYRLHVIALKLPPLRERGADVNEIANAFLARQSARINRTDLKFAADAEQAIRHYSWPGNVRELENAVERAVILSESPEISADLLGIDIELSDLEDDEFIGLPPQTGGNASNSSHEPTEDLSLEDYFQHFVLEHQDHMTETELARKLGVSRKCLWERRQRLGIPRRKTGVASES; encoded by the coding sequence ATGCCGCACATTTTGATCGTCGAAGACGAAACCATTATCCGCTCCGCCTTGCGCCGCCTGCTGGAACGCAACCAGTACCAGGTCAGCGAAGCCGGATCAGTGCAGGAAGCACAAGAACGCTTCACCATTCCTACGTTCGATCTGATCGTCAGCGACCTGCGCCTGCCGGGCGCTCCGGGCACCGAGCTGATCAAGCTCGGCCAGGGCACGCCGGTGCTGATCATGACCAGTTACGCCAGCCTGCGCTCGGCGGTCGACTCGATGAAAATGGGCGCGGTCGATTACATCGCCAAGCCGTTCGACCACGATGAGATGCTCCAGGCGGTTGCGCGGATCCTGCGTGATCGGCAGTCGGCTCCGGCGGCCGGCGAAGCCACGGCGAGCAAGCCTGCCACGGGCAACGGCAAAGCCGCTGTGGATAACAGCAACGGCGAAATTGGCATCATCGGTTCGTGCCCACCGATGCAGGACCTCTACAGCAAGATCCGCAAGGTCGCGCCTACCGACTCCAACGTATTGATCCAGGGTGAATCCGGCACCGGTAAAGAACTGGTGGCCCGCGCCCTGCACAATCTGTCGAAACGCGCCAAGGCACCGATGATTTCGGTGAACTGCGCGGCGATTCCGGAAAGCCTGATCGAATCCGAACTGTTCGGCCACGAGAAAGGTGCGTTCACCGGGGCCAGCGCAGGGCGCGCCGGTCTGGTCGAAGCGGCGGACGGCGGCACCTTGTTCCTCGATGAGATCGGCGAACTGCCACTGGAAGCCCAGGCTCGACTGCTGCGGGTCTTGCAGGAAGGCGAAATTCGCCGGGTCGGTTCGGTGCAGTCGCAGAAAGTCGATGTGCGCCTGATCGCTGCAACCCACCGCGATCTCAAGAGCCTGGCGAAAATCGGCCAGTTCCGTGAAGACCTTTATTACCGTCTGCACGTGATTGCCCTGAAACTGCCGCCGCTGCGCGAGCGTGGCGCCGACGTCAACGAAATCGCCAATGCCTTCCTCGCTCGCCAGAGCGCGCGGATCAACCGCACCGACCTGAAATTTGCTGCCGATGCCGAACAGGCGATCCGGCATTATTCCTGGCCGGGCAACGTGCGCGAGCTGGAGAACGCCGTCGAGCGCGCGGTGATTCTCAGCGAAAGCCCCGAGATCTCGGCCGACCTGCTGGGCATCGACATCGAGCTGAGCGATCTGGAAGACGACGAGTTCATCGGTCTGCCGCCGCAAACCGGTGGTAACGCCAGCAACAGCAGCCATGAGCCGACCGAGGATCTGTCGCTGGAAGACTATTTCCAGCACTTCGTCCTCGAGCATCAGGACCACATGACCGAGACCGAACTGGCGCGCAAACTGGGCGTCAGCCGTAAATGCCTGTGGGAACGCCGCCAGCGTCTGGGCATTCCACGGCGCAAGACCGGGGTCGCCAGCGAGAGCTGA
- a CDS encoding sensor histidine kinase, whose amino-acid sequence MPMSFSLTQMILISAAYLAALFGVAWVSERGMIPRAIIRHPLTYTLSLGVYASAWAFYGTVGLAYQYGYGFLSSYLGVSGAFLLAPVLLYPILKITRTYQLSSLADLFAFRFRSTWAGALTTIFMLIGVLPLLALQIQAVADSIGILTGERVQSRVALAFCALIILFTIFFGSRHIATREKHEGLVFAIAFESIIKLIALGGVGLYALYGVFDGPQQLELWLLQNQTALAALHTPLQEGPWRTLLLVFFASAIVMPHMYHMTFTENLNPRSLVSASWGLPLFLLLMSLAVPLILWAGLKLGATTDPEYFTLGIGIAANSKPLALLAYVGGLSAASGLIIVTTLALSGMALNHLVLPLYQPPAEGNIYRWLKWTRRALIVAIIMAGFGFYLMLGVEQDLANLGIVAFVATLQFLPGVLSVLYWPTANRRGFIAGLLAGITVWVVTMLLPLVGNLQGFYIPLLNMIYVLDDTSWHMAAIASLAANVLMFTLISLFTNASPEEASAAEACAVDNVRRPQRRELHAASPQEFATQLAKPLGAKAAQKEVEQALRDLYLPFDERRPYALRRLRDRIEANLSGLMGPSVAQDMVETFLPYKAGGENYVTEDIHFIESRLEDYHSRLTGLAAELDALRRYHRQTLQELPMGVCSLAKDQEILMWNKAMEELTGIAAQRVVGSRLSTIANPWKELLQGFINLPDEHLHKQHLALDGQTRWLNLHKAAIDEPLAPGNSGLVLLVEDLTETQMLEDKLVHSERLASIGRLAAGVAHEIGNPITGIACLAQNLREEREDDGELTEISGQILEQTKRVSRIVQSLMSFAHAGSHQHSDEPVCLAEVAQDAIGLLALNRRNFEVQFYNLCDPDHWVEGDPQRLAQVLINLLSNARDASPPHSAVRVKSEAGEHTVDLIVEDEGSGIPSSIMDRLFEPFFTTKDPGEGTGLGLALVYSIVEEHYGQITIDSPADVQSQRGTRIRVTLPRHVEATSAVN is encoded by the coding sequence ATGCCGATGAGCTTTAGCCTGACCCAGATGATCCTGATCAGCGCCGCGTACCTGGCGGCGCTGTTTGGCGTTGCCTGGGTCAGCGAACGGGGCATGATCCCGCGCGCGATCATTCGCCACCCGTTGACCTACACCCTGTCGCTGGGTGTTTACGCCAGTGCCTGGGCGTTCTACGGCACGGTGGGCCTGGCCTATCAATATGGTTACGGCTTTCTGTCCAGCTATCTCGGCGTGTCCGGTGCGTTTCTGCTGGCGCCGGTGCTGCTCTACCCGATTCTGAAGATTACCCGCACCTATCAACTGTCGTCGCTGGCCGACCTGTTTGCCTTCCGCTTTCGCAGTACCTGGGCCGGCGCGCTGACCACGATTTTCATGTTGATCGGCGTCTTGCCGTTGCTGGCCCTGCAGATTCAGGCAGTGGCCGACTCCATCGGCATTCTCACCGGGGAACGCGTGCAGAGCCGCGTGGCGCTGGCGTTCTGTGCGCTGATTATTCTGTTCACGATCTTCTTCGGTTCCCGGCATATCGCCACCCGCGAGAAACACGAAGGGCTGGTGTTCGCCATCGCCTTTGAATCGATCATCAAACTGATTGCCCTCGGCGGCGTGGGCCTGTACGCGCTGTATGGGGTATTCGACGGCCCGCAACAGCTCGAACTATGGCTGCTGCAAAACCAGACCGCCCTCGCCGCTCTGCACACGCCGTTGCAGGAAGGCCCGTGGCGCACGCTGCTGTTGGTGTTCTTCGCCTCGGCAATCGTGATGCCGCACATGTATCACATGACATTTACCGAGAACCTCAATCCGCGCTCGCTGGTCAGTGCCAGTTGGGGCCTGCCGCTGTTTCTACTGTTGATGAGCCTCGCCGTGCCGCTGATTCTCTGGGCCGGCCTGAAACTGGGCGCCACCACCGACCCGGAATACTTCACCCTCGGCATCGGCATTGCCGCCAACAGCAAACCGCTGGCCTTGCTTGCCTATGTCGGTGGTCTGTCCGCCGCCAGTGGCCTGATCATCGTCACCACCCTGGCCTTGTCGGGCATGGCGCTGAACCATCTGGTGCTGCCGCTCTATCAACCGCCGGCCGAAGGCAACATCTACCGCTGGCTGAAATGGACCCGTCGGGCGTTGATCGTGGCGATCATCATGGCCGGTTTCGGTTTCTACCTGATGCTTGGCGTCGAACAGGATCTGGCCAACCTGGGCATCGTCGCGTTCGTGGCGACCCTGCAATTTTTGCCCGGGGTGTTGTCGGTGCTGTACTGGCCGACCGCCAACCGTCGTGGCTTCATTGCCGGTCTGCTGGCGGGGATCACGGTCTGGGTGGTGACCATGTTGCTGCCGCTGGTTGGCAATCTGCAGGGTTTCTACATTCCGCTGCTGAACATGATCTACGTGCTCGACGACACCAGTTGGCACATGGCAGCCATCGCCTCGCTTGCCGCCAACGTCCTGATGTTCACTTTGATTTCGCTGTTCACCAACGCCAGCCCGGAAGAAGCCAGCGCCGCCGAAGCCTGTGCGGTGGACAACGTGCGCCGCCCGCAACGCCGCGAATTGCACGCCGCCTCGCCGCAGGAATTCGCCACGCAACTGGCCAAACCGCTGGGCGCCAAGGCGGCGCAGAAAGAAGTCGAGCAAGCGCTGCGCGATCTGTATCTGCCCTTCGACGAACGCCGCCCTTACGCCTTGCGCCGTTTGCGCGACCGCATCGAGGCCAACCTGTCCGGCCTGATGGGCCCGAGCGTGGCCCAGGATATGGTGGAAACCTTTCTGCCCTATAAGGCTGGCGGTGAAAACTACGTCACCGAAGACATTCACTTCATCGAAAGCCGTCTCGAGGATTACCACTCGCGTCTCACAGGTCTGGCCGCCGAACTCGACGCCCTGCGCCGCTACCACCGGCAGACCTTGCAGGAACTGCCGATGGGCGTCTGCTCGCTGGCCAAGGATCAGGAGATCCTGATGTGGAACAAAGCCATGGAAGAGCTGACCGGCATCGCTGCGCAGCGGGTGGTCGGTTCGCGCCTGAGTACCATCGCCAACCCGTGGAAAGAGTTGCTGCAAGGCTTCATCAACCTGCCCGACGAGCATTTGCACAAACAGCATCTGGCCCTCGATGGCCAGACCCGCTGGCTGAACCTGCACAAAGCGGCGATCGACGAACCGTTGGCACCGGGTAACAGCGGCCTGGTGCTACTCGTCGAGGATCTGACCGAAACGCAGATGCTCGAAGATAAACTGGTGCATTCCGAACGCCTGGCCAGTATCGGTCGACTCGCAGCGGGCGTGGCCCACGAAATCGGCAATCCGATTACTGGCATCGCCTGTCTGGCGCAAAATCTGCGCGAAGAGCGTGAAGACGACGGCGAGCTGACGGAAATCAGCGGGCAGATCCTCGAGCAGACCAAACGCGTCTCGCGCATCGTCCAGTCGCTGATGAGTTTTGCCCATGCCGGCAGCCATCAGCACAGCGACGAGCCCGTTTGTCTGGCAGAGGTCGCTCAAGATGCGATTGGCCTGCTGGCCTTGAACCGGCGCAATTTCGAAGTGCAGTTCTACAACCTGTGCGATCCCGACCACTGGGTCGAAGGCGACCCGCAACGGCTCGCCCAGGTGCTGATCAATCTGCTCTCCAACGCCCGTGACGCGTCGCCGCCGCACAGTGCGGTACGGGTCAAGAGCGAAGCCGGCGAACACACGGTCGATCTGATCGTCGAAGACGAAGGCAGTGGTATTCCGTCGAGCATCATGGACCGATTGTTCGAACCTTTCTTCACCACCAAGGATCCGGGTGAAGGCACCGGTCTGGGCCTTGCACTGGTCTATTCCATCGTTGAAGAGCATTATGGACAAATCACCATCGACAGCCCGGCTGATGTACAAAGCCAGCGCGGCACCCGTATCCGGGTGACCTTACCGCGTCATGTCGAAGCGACGTCCGCTGTGAACTGA
- a CDS encoding polynucleotide adenylyltransferase PcnB, which produces MLKKLFQSFRTPVRRTQHIRSTPEVLNSGQHSLQKTQFSRYAVNIVERLQGAGYQAYLVGGCVRDMLLGITPKDFDVATSATPEQVRAEFRNARIIGRRFKLVHIHFGREIIEVATFRANHPVNEDDEDSNQSSRNESGRILRDNVYGTLEEDAQRRDFTINALYYDPVSERILDYANGVHDIRNHLIRLIGDPKQRYQEDPVRMLRAVRFAAKLNFGIEKHTVQPIRELAPMLREIPSARLFEEVLKLFLSGHGAITFEMLVDLQLFAPLFPASAEALEYSPEYTHTLISEALSNTDLRIKQNKPVTPAFLFAALLWPALPARVLRLQERGMPPIPAMQEAAHELIAEQCQRIAIPKRFTMPIREIWDMQERLPRRSGKRADLLLDNPRFRAGYDFLLLRESAGEETDGLGEWWTDYQDANDSERRDMIRDLSGKGDDASGAPRKRRRSGGSKRKRAGASSATGE; this is translated from the coding sequence ATGCTGAAGAAGCTGTTCCAGTCATTCCGAACTCCCGTGCGTCGTACGCAACACATCCGCAGCACCCCTGAAGTGCTCAACAGCGGCCAACATTCGCTGCAGAAAACGCAGTTCAGCCGCTATGCGGTGAACATCGTCGAACGCCTGCAAGGTGCCGGTTACCAGGCTTATCTGGTCGGTGGTTGCGTGCGTGACATGCTGCTGGGCATCACGCCCAAGGATTTCGACGTCGCCACCAGCGCCACCCCCGAGCAGGTCCGTGCCGAATTCCGCAATGCGCGGATCATCGGTCGCCGGTTCAAACTGGTGCACATCCATTTCGGTCGCGAAATCATTGAAGTCGCGACCTTCCGCGCCAATCACCCGGTCAACGAAGACGACGAAGACAGCAATCAGTCTTCGCGCAACGAGAGCGGGCGGATTCTGCGCGACAACGTCTACGGCACCCTGGAAGAAGACGCGCAACGCCGCGACTTCACCATCAACGCCCTGTATTACGATCCGGTCAGCGAGCGCATTCTCGATTACGCCAATGGCGTGCACGACATTCGCAATCACCTGATCCGTCTGATCGGCGACCCGAAGCAGCGTTACCAGGAAGACCCGGTGCGCATGCTGCGGGCCGTGCGTTTCGCCGCCAAGCTCAACTTCGGCATCGAGAAGCACACCGTGCAGCCGATCCGCGAACTGGCACCGATGCTGCGCGAGATTCCCTCGGCGCGGCTGTTCGAAGAAGTGCTCAAGCTGTTCCTCTCCGGCCACGGCGCGATCACCTTTGAAATGCTGGTCGATCTGCAACTGTTCGCCCCGCTGTTCCCGGCCAGTGCCGAGGCGCTGGAATACAGCCCGGAATACACCCACACGCTGATCAGCGAAGCGTTGAGCAACACCGACCTGCGCATCAAGCAGAACAAACCGGTGACCCCGGCGTTCCTTTTTGCCGCCCTGCTCTGGCCGGCACTGCCGGCCCGCGTGTTGCGTCTGCAGGAACGTGGCATGCCGCCGATTCCGGCGATGCAGGAAGCCGCTCACGAGCTGATCGCCGAACAGTGCCAGCGCATCGCCATTCCGAAACGCTTCACCATGCCGATCCGCGAAATCTGGGACATGCAGGAACGCCTGCCACGGCGCAGCGGCAAACGTGCCGATCTGTTGCTGGACAATCCGCGGTTCCGTGCCGGTTACGATTTCCTGCTGCTGCGTGAAAGCGCCGGCGAGGAGACCGACGGTCTTGGCGAATGGTGGACCGATTATCAGGACGCCAACGACAGCGAGCGCCGCGACATGATCCGCGACCTCAGCGGCAAGGGCGACGATGCCAGTGGCGCACCGCGCAAGCGTCGCCGCAGCGGCGGTTCCAAGCGCAAGCGCGCCGGGGCTTCGAGCGCGACGGGCGAGTAA
- the folK gene encoding 2-amino-4-hydroxy-6-hydroxymethyldihydropteridine diphosphokinase: MERIYIGLGSNLADPADQLRSAIAALGQLPQTSLAGVSAFYQSDSLLPGQPRYTNAVAALDSSLAPIELLDALQAIENAQGRERLERWGPRTLDLDILLFGDRLIDEPRLKVPHYQIQERAFVLYPLAELAPQDLRLADGRALSDLLAACPFVGLERIPHA; encoded by the coding sequence ATGGAACGCATCTATATCGGTCTGGGCAGCAACCTCGCTGACCCGGCCGACCAATTGCGCAGCGCCATTGCGGCGCTGGGGCAATTGCCGCAGACCAGCCTTGCTGGCGTTTCAGCCTTTTATCAAAGCGATTCGCTGTTGCCGGGCCAGCCGCGCTACACCAACGCTGTCGCCGCCCTCGACAGCTCGCTCGCACCGATCGAGTTGCTCGACGCCTTGCAGGCGATCGAAAACGCTCAGGGCCGCGAACGTCTGGAGCGCTGGGGGCCGCGCACGCTGGATCTGGATATTCTGCTGTTCGGCGATCGGCTGATCGATGAGCCACGGCTGAAAGTCCCGCATTACCAGATTCAGGAGCGGGCGTTCGTTCTCTACCCCCTCGCTGAACTGGCGCCGCAGGATCTGCGCCTTGCCGATGGCCGCGCCCTCTCCGACCTGCTGGCCGCTTGCCCGTTCGTCGGCCTCGAACGCATTCCCCACGCCTGA